One window of Vitis riparia cultivar Riparia Gloire de Montpellier isolate 1030 chromosome 5, EGFV_Vit.rip_1.0, whole genome shotgun sequence genomic DNA carries:
- the LOC117915479 gene encoding uncharacterized protein LOC117915479, producing the protein MTISLDFPFIPWTSSRGRGRTGRWRHSRSLSSLAFPTPHRAIATYTALHFAAKPDRWASSPALYSGDVINHSELTELHDESDFEKLASSNNDLLSICGFGSLLSERSARSTFPDLINFRVARLNGFRRVFAHVTPVFFERGVAKPETMEISGLSVEPCEGESLIVTVFEIYRSEIPSYIKREIEYRFLAVFPETLDGTPFTSPAVLCARYSDEEFLQIRCKGSKEMFFEQYGRYNIHKIWRDDVFPCRVYLRHCLLAAKSLSDAAYNDFLDHTFLADRKTTIREYLATTGSGIMEEEPPESLKARYGG; encoded by the exons ATGACCATTTCTCTCGATTTCCCATTCATTCCCTGGACTTCCTCGCGAGGGCGTGGGCGCACTGGGCGGTGGCGCCATTCCAGAAGCCTCTCCTCACTTGCCTTCCCAACACCTCACAGAGCGATAGCTACATACACTGCTCTTCATTTCGCAGCCAAACCCGACCGCTGGGCATCCTCGCCGGCCTTGTATTCCGGGGACGTCATCAATCACTCTGAACTGACTGAACTTCACGATGAATCCGATTTTGAAAAGCTTGCCTCCTCCAACAATGATCTTCTCTCCATCTGCGGTTTCGGTTCTCTTCTCTCCG AGAGGAGCGCGAGGAGTACCTTTCCGGATCTAATCAACTTCAGAGTCGCAAGATTGAACGGATTTCGCCGTGTCTTCGCTCATGTTACTCCAGTTTTCTTTGAGCGCGGCGTTGCCAAACCGGAGACCATG GAGATTTCAGGCTTGAGTGTGGAGCCTTGTGAAGGGGAAAGCCTTATAGTTACTGTatttgagatttatagatcAGAG ATTCCGTCTTATATCAAGAGGGAGATTGAGTATCGGTTTCTAGCA GTCTTCCCTGAAACACTAGATGGGACCCCATTTACTAGTCCAGCG GTGCTTTGTGCTCGTTACAGTGACGAGGAATTTTTGCAGATTAGATGTAAAG GGAGCAAGGAGATGTTTTTTGAGCAATATGGGCGATATAACATCCACAAGATTTGGCGAGATGATGTCTTCCCTTGCCGAGTTTATCTTCGGCACTG TTTGTTGGCAGCAAAGAGTCTCAGCGATGCAGCCTACAACGACTTCCTCGATCACACTTTCCTTGCAGACCGCAAAACAACCATCCGGGAATACTTAGCCACAACAGGTTCAGGCATCATGGAAGAGGAGCCTCCAGAATCCCTCAAGGCCCGTTATggtggttga
- the LOC117915478 gene encoding probable protein phosphatase 2C 34, with product MENLLALFDALMRNISLMKGESWRSDVGREAAESLAKEARGNNLMLTSPGIINSRGSSNFASVFSKKGKKGVNQDCFIVWEEFGCQEDMTFCGIFDGHGLWGHHVAKRVRKLMPSFLLCHWQETLALAQGFDMMGLDRNLCPFDIWRQSYLKTCAAIDEELEQHADLDSFRSGTTALTIVRQGELIIIANVGDSRAVLGTTSDDGSLVAVQLTVDFKPNLPQEAERITKSRGQVYCLQDEPGVYRVWMPNTKTPGLAISRAFGDYCMKDFGVISVPEVTQRNITSRDQFAILATDGVWDVISNQEAVEIVSSAPDRNKSAKRLVECAVDAWKRKKRGVATDDITAICLFFHPSPSQQGNNAKVLEEAGMTKAG from the exons ATGGAGAATCTTTTGGCTCTTTTTGATGCATTGATGCGGAATATATCACTCATGAAAGGGGAGAGCTGGAGGAGTGATGTTGGAAGAGAAGCTGCTGAATCGTTAGCAAAGGAAGCAAGGGGGAACAATTTGATGTTGACTTCTCCAGGCATTATAAATTCAAGGGGCTCTAGCAATTTTGCCTCTGTCTTCtccaagaaaggaaagaaaggagtGAATCAAGATTGCTTCATTGTGTGGGAG GAGTTTGGATGCCAAGAAGACATGACCTTTTGTGGGATTTTTGATGGGCATGGCTTGTGGGGGCACCATGTAGCCAAAAGGGTCAGGAAATTGATGCCATCATTTTTGTTATGCCATTGGCAAGAAACTCTTGCACTTGCTCAGGGTTTTGACATGATGGGACTTGATAGAAACCTTTGCCCATTTGATATATGGAGGCAATCCTACTTGAAAACTTGTGCTGCCATTGATGAGGAGCTCGAGCAGCATGCAGATCTTGATTCTTTTCGCAGTGGCACCACAGCTTTGACAATTGTTCGACAG GGAGAACTCATTATCATAGCAAATGTTGGTGATTCTCGGGCTGTGTTGGGAACCACGTCTGATGATGGCAGCCTTGTAGCAGTTCAACTTACCGTCGACTTTAAGCCCAATTTACCTC AGGAAGCTGAGCGAATAACTAAGTCCAGAGGGCAGGTATATTGCTTACAAGATGAGCCAGGGGTGTACAGGGTTTGGATGCCAAATACAAAGACACCAGGGTTAGCAATATCAAGAGCCTTTGGTGACTACTGCATGAAGGACTTTGGGGTTATTTCCGTGCCTGAAGTCACACAAAGAAATATAACCAGCAGAGACCAATTTGCCATTTTAGCCACAGATGGG GTATGGGATGTCATCTCCAACCAAGAGGCAGTTGAGATTGTTTCTTCAGCACCAGACCGAAACAAATCTGCTAAAAGGCTGGTGGAATGTGCAGTTGATGCATGGAAACGAAAGAAACGGGGTGTTGCAACGGATGACATCACAGCTATTTGCCTCTTCTTCCACCCTTCACCCTCCCAGCAAGGCAACAATGCTAAGGTCCTAGAAGAGGCTGGCATGACAAAAGCTGGGTAA
- the LOC117915480 gene encoding uncharacterized protein LOC117915480 isoform X2 has protein sequence MSSGEVRDDSKLIELKDESDFEKVLSPDGGLDLLSVCGFGSLLSERSARSTFPDLINFRVARLNGFRRVFAHVAPIFFERGIAKPETMEISSLSVEPCEGETLIVTVFEIQRSEIPSFIKREHEFRFLAVFPETLDGKLFTTPAVLCARYSDEEFFQNRCKGSKEIYFQQYGRHNIHKIWRDDVLPCRVYLRH, from the exons ATGTCGTCGGGCGAGGTTCGTGATGATTCCAAACTGATAGAATTGAAGGATGAATCCGATTTCGAAAAAGTTCTCTCTCCCGACGGTGGTCTTGATCTTCTCTCCGTCTGCGGCTTCGGTTCTCTGCTCTCAG AGAGAAGTGCGAGGAGCACATTTCCGGATCTGATCAACTTCAGAGTTGCGAGATTGAACGGCTTTCGACGTGTCTTCGCTCATGTTGCTCCAATTTTTTTTGAGCGCGGCATCGCCAAACCAGAAACCATG GAGATTTCAAGCTTGAGTGTGGAGCCTTGTGAAGGGGAAACCCTTATAGTTACTGTATTTGAGATTCAAAGATCTGAG ATTCCATCTTTTATCAAGAGGGAGCATGAGTTTCGATTCTTAGCT GTCTTCCCTGAAACATTAGACGGGAAGCTCTTTACTACTCCAGCG GTACTTTGTGCTCGTTACAGTGATGAGGAATTTTTCCAGAATAGATGCAAAG GAAGTAAGGAGATATATTTTCAGCAATATGGCCGCCATAACATCCATAAGATTTGGCGAGATGATGTTTTACCTTGCCGTGTTTATCTTCGACACTG A
- the LOC117915480 gene encoding uncharacterized protein LOC117915480 isoform X1: MSSGEVRDDSKLIELKDESDFEKVLSPDGGLDLLSVCGFGSLLSERSARSTFPDLINFRVARLNGFRRVFAHVAPIFFERGIAKPETMEISSLSVEPCEGETLIVTVFEIQRSEIPSFIKREHEFRFLAVFPETLDGKLFTTPAVLCARYSDEEFFQNRCKGSKEIYFQQYGRHNIHKIWRDDVLPCRVYLRHCVLAAKNLSDAAYNNFLDHTYLADRKTTIREYLATTGSGIMEEEPPESLRARYGG; the protein is encoded by the exons ATGTCGTCGGGCGAGGTTCGTGATGATTCCAAACTGATAGAATTGAAGGATGAATCCGATTTCGAAAAAGTTCTCTCTCCCGACGGTGGTCTTGATCTTCTCTCCGTCTGCGGCTTCGGTTCTCTGCTCTCAG AGAGAAGTGCGAGGAGCACATTTCCGGATCTGATCAACTTCAGAGTTGCGAGATTGAACGGCTTTCGACGTGTCTTCGCTCATGTTGCTCCAATTTTTTTTGAGCGCGGCATCGCCAAACCAGAAACCATG GAGATTTCAAGCTTGAGTGTGGAGCCTTGTGAAGGGGAAACCCTTATAGTTACTGTATTTGAGATTCAAAGATCTGAG ATTCCATCTTTTATCAAGAGGGAGCATGAGTTTCGATTCTTAGCT GTCTTCCCTGAAACATTAGACGGGAAGCTCTTTACTACTCCAGCG GTACTTTGTGCTCGTTACAGTGATGAGGAATTTTTCCAGAATAGATGCAAAG GAAGTAAGGAGATATATTTTCAGCAATATGGCCGCCATAACATCCATAAGATTTGGCGAGATGATGTTTTACCTTGCCGTGTTTATCTTCGACACTG TGTGTTGGCTGCAAAGAATCTAAGTGACGCAGCTTACAACAATTTTCTAGATCACACTTACCTGGCGGACCGTAAAACAACCATCCGTGAATACTTGGCCACAACAGGTTCAGGCATCATGGAAGAGGAGCCTCCGGAATCCCTCAGGGCTCGCTATGGTGGTTGA